TACCGCCATAGGTCATGCGGGCATTGAAGCAGAAGCTATCTTGGGCAACTCCTTCCGCGATTTTTATCAGCAACTTCTGAGTGTGCCAGACATCGCATCAAAATTTGACCTGATAGAGCAGTACTTTTTGCAGTATTCGGTAGACGAGAGTATGGAACATGACATTGTCAGGTTTATAGGCCAGAACATCGATAAGCCGATTGATTGGCTGATGCATAAGTCAGGCTTCTCTCAAAAGCATGTAATCCACCTACTGAAAAAACATACTGGCTTCTCTCCGAAATACCTGCAAAGGATCTATCGGTTCCACCAGGTGGTAAATGAGATCCAGAAACACAAAGACAGCATTGACTGGTTTACCATAGTACATAGGCATGGTTATTATGACCAGGCTCACCTGATTAAAGATTTCTCGCATTTTACAGGTTTAAAGCCGATGGAGTACCTTAAATCACAGCAAATGCTGGAAGAAAACAATTTAGTATCTGATATGATCCTGAACCCGCCGGAAGATAAACCGGGCAGTGGCGAGAGGTAAATTTTTTACAATGACCGCTGCCATGGCGTCACTAGCTTTGTATCAAACAAATAATCAAAACAGATATGAAAGCTTTTAAAATTAACGTACCCCAGGAAGTATTAAATGATCTATCAGTTAGATTAAAGCAAACCCGATGGACTGACGAGCCTGATAATGCAGGCTGGAATTTCGGTACCAACCCACAATACCTCCGAAGCCTGGTAACATATTGGCAAAATGAGTATGACTGGAGAAAGCATGAAGCTGAGATCAACCAATTCCCTCAATACAAAACCGATATTGAAGGTGTAACCATTCACTTCATTCACATAAAAGGGAAAGGTGAGAAAAACACGCCACTGATACTGAGCCATGGGTGGCCTGATTCATTTTATCGTTTTTTGAAAATTATACCGCTACTAACTAATCCCACAGCCGGAGGACAGGCTTTTGACCTTGTAATCCCTTCAATACCAGGATTTGGGTTTTCGCAACAAACTGCTTTAAACAGCGATAAAACGGCAGAACTTTTCAATAAGCTGATGACTGACGTACTGGGGTACAACAACTATTTTGCAGCCGGTGGTGATATGGGAACCTTGATCACTAAATCCCTGGCAGTACAATTCCCGGAAAGGGTTAAGGCTATACATTTAACCGATGTAGGTTATCCGAATGGCAGCGAAGACTGGAGCACAATGACTGCTGCCGAGCAACAATTCGGGCAACAGATCCAACAGTGGTTCTTTACTGAGGGGGCGTTTAACATGATCCAGTCCACAAAACCTCAAACCTTAGGTTACGGGCTCAACGATAGCCCGGTGGGTCTGGCTTCATGGATCATCGAAAAATTCTACGCATGGAGCGACAATGACGGTGACCTTGAAAACTGCTTTACCAAAGATGAGTTAATCACAAATATTATGATCTATTGGGTAAGTCAGTCTGTCAACTCATCGATAAGAACTTACGCAGAAAATGCCCGTGCCGGATACATGGGCGGTCTACAGTCATCTCAGCATGTTGAAGTACCTACAGGTGTATCTCTTTTTCCTAAGGAAGCTCAGTTCCCTAAAGCATGGGCGGAGCGTATGGCTAATGTTCAAAATTTCAAAATAATGAACAAAGGTGGCCACTTTGCAGCCATGGAGCAACCAGAAGCATTTGCCGCAGAGCTTCGTGATTATTTTTCTGAAATTGCAAAAACGGTACCGGCGGATATAGTATAAGTTCTGAATAAGTCGTCCGGTGAGCGTGCAAACAGAGTGTGCCAGTGCTATATCACCCACTACCAGGTAAACTCATCGGATGACCTTCATTTCTAACAGTAACTCAGTCTCTCCTAATTCTACGGTACCAGGATTGACGCGAAGTCTTTGCCAAGCGACTCCGCTGGGAAGTAAAATTTGACACGAAGGCGTTTGCAATAGGTCCGTCGGAAAGTGAAGCAATATGATCCTCCGTAAAAGCCAAGGAGTTCACTCCTTTCTAAAATCTTTGGCTATTTTTGCTTTCCCCATAATTTCATAGTTTACATTCAACCTTTCTTAATAATTTTAAAATATGCACCAGACGACACTCCGACTTGAGCAACTGCTAACCGAAGCCTCCAATTACATCACAAGTAATTCGCTTTCACAATTTGATATCAAACCCTCTCCTGTTAAGTGGTCAAAAAAAGAAATACTGGGGCACCTCATAGATTCCGCTATTAATAATTTACAGCGCTTTACTGAAATCCAGTTCTCAAAACAGCCTTATCAGGTAAGGCCTTACGAGCAAGACCTGCTAGTCAAAGCCAATGCATACCAAAGTGCTGATATTAGTGAGTTGCTTAATGTTTGGCTAGCCTTAAATACAAGGATAAAAGAAATAATAAAACAGCAAACAGAAGTATCATTAAATTATTCGCTCTTATTGCCCAATGGAGAAGAGAATGATTTGAGATTTCTGATCGATGATTATATTGATCACCTGGAGTATCATCTTAAGCAGATCATGGTTTAAAAGATGACTTTTATAGCAGATTCACCACGACAAAAATATCTGTTTCCTACTTTTAGCGTGTCCGTATTGACCCGGAGTCCTTTGCCAAGAGACTCCACCCGGAAATGGTGGTTGAAAAAGAATTGTATTGCAGTTGACTCTCCTTGATAAGCATTCACTACTGATACGTAAAAAATAAAATAAGAAGGTTGTTCATCATAGCTCTACAAAAGCAACATTTTTATCACAAAAAAGTATTAAATTGATTTTTTAATCCGCTCCCGAATGGAATCAGTTATTTACCTTTTGATTGCTATCATATTTCTGGTTACTTATCAGGGCTTTAGAGATACGACTTTTCGGGAAAAGTACATTTTTGATGTTGATCACATCCTCATACACAAGGAGTACTACAGGGTTTTTACTTCTGCCTTTTTGCATGGCGACTGGTATCATTTGATATTTAACATGCTGGCTCTGTCATCTTTTGGTGGGTTTATATTGGTAGTCTATGGTATCAAAAACTTCATTTCAATATACCTTATCAGCTTAATTGGAGGTGGATTACTCAGTTTGTATTTTCATCGAAACCACAGCGATTACCGCGCCCTGGGTGCTTCCGGAGCTATTTCCGGAATTGTTTTCTCCACCATATTGATCTCTCCCACTTCTGAAGTATCCCTTCTATTTATCCCTTACGGCTTCCCCGCATGGGCATTTGGCATTGCCTTCGTTGCATATACTGTCTGGGGCATTAAAAAGGGTAGCGATAACATTGGCCATGATGCACATCTGGGAGGTGCCATTTCAGGCATGGTCACCACCATAGTCATTGACCCTGAGCTATTGTCTATCAACTACTGGATATTTATTCTATTGATGGCTCCCTGTCTCATTTTTCTCATATTTGTTTACAGGAACCCTGAATATTTGCTGGTTGAAAGTGCATCTTTAAAGCCATTTATAAAAACGAAAAAAAAGGCTTTTGAACCTCATAAGAGCCCGGAGGAAGAGCTTAATGATTTGCTGGATAAAATAAGCAGTCAGGGAATAGACTCATTAACTGCCCGGGAAAGGAAGAAGCTTGAAGAGTTATCAGGAAAAGAATTAAAATGATCCAGGTTTGAACAGACTGCTCACTGATCTCAAAAACAAGGTTTATGACCAATGCTCACTACAGGTGACCGGTTATCGTGACGAACCGGAAAGCAAAGAGTACGATGCCTGCCGGTTTAAACTTAATGGGCTAAGCATCATTTGCAGAAGTGCGAAGGTAGCACCAAAAAAAACCGGGCAATTCGTTACCTTTTGGAAAAGAAAGGACAATGGACCTATCGAACCTTTCCATGAAACCGATGCCTTCGATTTTTATATGGTGAATGTTGAATACGAAGGTAAGTTGGGGCAATTTGTGTTCCCAAAATCGGTGCTGATCAAAAAAGGAATGGTTTCAACAGACGCGAAAGAAGGTAAAAGGGCTATCAGGGTTTATCCACCCTGGGACGAAGTGAAAAGCGAACAAGCAAAGCAGACCCAAAAATGGCAGTTGGAGTATTTTTTGAATATAAACCGTTTACCTGATTTAGAAAGAGTAATGGAATTCTATAGCAACAAGACCATAATCAACAGATTATCAGTAGTTTTGTTATTATCCCTTCTGATCAATGTATAAAAAACAACTATCCTCTAATCTGACATTCATTGCCAAAGTAATATTACCCGGACTCTTCGTTACAGGTATTACAGGTGCTATTATCGGGCTGACATCAAGCGGACAATATGATGGAGTACTTGGCGCTTTTCTGGCATTATTAGTTTTCAGTCCGCTTATCTATATGGGATTAGTGCGATTAAAAAGAGTATCCATTGACAATCAATACATTTACATATCGAATTATATTAAAACCATTCAGGTACCAATTACAGATTTGCAAGAGGTAGATGATACCTGGTTATTAAACTATCATCCTATTTGGATAACCTTCAGAACGGAAACCCCGTTTGGCAAAGTAGTTATGTTTATGCCTTCAACCGACCCAACTTCTATATTTTCGACTCACCCAATTACACGAGAATTGAGAGAGTTAATCAAGAATACATGTCTAAATGCTAAAAAGATACCACATACTCAACGGTGACTCTCTAAAAGAGCAATTTCCTGCCGACTTACCGGGAGATATCATTGTACTAAGGGAATGTCTTATGGATGGTCCTGTTCATGGCAAGACTCCTGATGAATTTTACACTGTCAGAGCAAAATTTATATCCAAGCTCGATTCCGACATCTCAGAAAGTGCTTATTATGACAAAACAGTGCCTGAGCTGGAAAAAATACCGGCAATACCCGATAATAGTGACGTAACCTTGTGGTTTGAAGATGACCTGTTTTGTCAGGTAAATTTTTGGTTTGCTACCAGCCTGTTGTTTCAGAAGAACATTCAGCTTTTCTTGGTCAGGCCTCCACACCACAACCGGTATGGCTTTGGAGGGCTGGACACCGCTGCCCTAAAGGTGGCTTTTAAAGAAAGGTTCACTATTACGGAGACCGGTAAAATAGCACAGCTTTGGGAGGCTTATAAAGCTAATGACTCCACGAACCTGTTACAATTAGCCGGGGAGCTGGAATCAAAATATCCTTTTATTAAAAATGCCGTACAAGCCCACATCGACCGGCAACCTCAGGGTGATTTTCCCGGAAGGCCAAAAGCTTCATTAAAAACAATAATGACTGAGCTGCAAACAAATAATTTTGGAACCATTTTCCAGGAGTTTTGCAAACGAGAAAGCATTTATGGCTATGGAGACCTGCAGGTGAAGAGGCTATTTGATGAGGTTGTCGCTGAGGGTGACAGCGGTTAGCATGCCTTACGGGTCACCGCAGAAGTTATCGGTGGTCGGTGTTTTGGTAATCGGTGAATTGTGACTAAAGTCATCTGTTGAATTTCGAGGTTAGTATGTAATAACCGTTCAGATAGCATTTCATATTTAGGTAAATTCATCGGATGACTAATGTAGTGATTGCAGTTGCTGGTGTTGTGATCTGAGCAAACCGTTCAAATTGACCGTCATTGCGATAAGCGAGGTACAGCTTGTCCCGAAAGCTATCGGGAAGCGAAGAAGCAATACCCTTATTATGAATGACAAACTCAATCCGAATTATCGATCAGTTCACCCTTCGGAACAGGGGATTGCTTCCTCCTACCGTCGTCGCAATGACGATTAAAACGGCCTGATACTTACTCTGAAATAAAAACCGTATCTTGTAATGTGCCCTTATTTAATGACCTGATATGAAACCATGTCTTTTTCTATTCGCAATTATACTCACCTGTAGTTGCACCAGAATATATTTTGAGCAACCTCAGCCTCTGGGGGCTAAAGCGTTAACAGCTTTCCCGAAAGATATCAGGGGTGCTTATCTGGCTGACAATGACACCTTCTATATTAAGGAGCTTGAATTTACTTATACTGATCTCTTTGATAGATCTATTACTCAGGCCGAAATCAACTCTTCCTCTTCCGTTACAGTAAAGGACAGCCTTATTTACGATAAGTCTTCACTATATAAAACGGGATTTAAGTATCACATAACCAAGGATACGCTCCATTACAAGGTTATGCTCCGTGTATCGCAGGTGCTCTCAGATTCGCTGGTGCTCAAAGCCTACGATCGCTTTTGGGTACTCAATGAAAGGGAGGACAACAAAGAAGTTTGGAACACCTATCTCATAGAGAAGTTTGAAAACGGGGATATCTGTATTTGGTCTGTGGGAAACTTTAAAACTGAAACTAACCGTGACGGGAAGATCAAATATCAAGCTGAACTAAAAGATTTTTACAAAATCACTGAATTTATTAAAATTGGTGAGGACGAGTACCTGATCAACCCAACCCTGAAAGAATTTAAAATGCTCATTAAAA
This region of Fulvivirga ulvae genomic DNA includes:
- a CDS encoding MepB family protein, translated to MNRLLTDLKNKVYDQCSLQVTGYRDEPESKEYDACRFKLNGLSIICRSAKVAPKKTGQFVTFWKRKDNGPIEPFHETDAFDFYMVNVEYEGKLGQFVFPKSVLIKKGMVSTDAKEGKRAIRVYPPWDEVKSEQAKQTQKWQLEYFLNINRLPDLERVMEFYSNKTIINRLSVVLLLSLLINV
- a CDS encoding epoxide hydrolase family protein, which encodes MKAFKINVPQEVLNDLSVRLKQTRWTDEPDNAGWNFGTNPQYLRSLVTYWQNEYDWRKHEAEINQFPQYKTDIEGVTIHFIHIKGKGEKNTPLILSHGWPDSFYRFLKIIPLLTNPTAGGQAFDLVIPSIPGFGFSQQTALNSDKTAELFNKLMTDVLGYNNYFAAGGDMGTLITKSLAVQFPERVKAIHLTDVGYPNGSEDWSTMTAAEQQFGQQIQQWFFTEGAFNMIQSTKPQTLGYGLNDSPVGLASWIIEKFYAWSDNDGDLENCFTKDELITNIMIYWVSQSVNSSIRTYAENARAGYMGGLQSSQHVEVPTGVSLFPKEAQFPKAWAERMANVQNFKIMNKGGHFAAMEQPEAFAAELRDYFSEIAKTVPADIV
- a CDS encoding helix-turn-helix domain-containing protein, coding for MLVHQRIPEFPLSNFIQHIVYVSGSIPVPYIKELPEGGINLVIELNDKTLNTVFPDKKGSKIEMKHAWISGVQKQAIVYKNNLNSTIISIRFTTGGFFSLTKIPVTAIGHAGIEAEAILGNSFRDFYQQLLSVPDIASKFDLIEQYFLQYSVDESMEHDIVRFIGQNIDKPIDWLMHKSGFSQKHVIHLLKKHTGFSPKYLQRIYRFHQVVNEIQKHKDSIDWFTIVHRHGYYDQAHLIKDFSHFTGLKPMEYLKSQQMLEENNLVSDMILNPPEDKPGSGER
- a CDS encoding rhomboid family protein; amino-acid sequence: MESVIYLLIAIIFLVTYQGFRDTTFREKYIFDVDHILIHKEYYRVFTSAFLHGDWYHLIFNMLALSSFGGFILVVYGIKNFISIYLISLIGGGLLSLYFHRNHSDYRALGASGAISGIVFSTILISPTSEVSLLFIPYGFPAWAFGIAFVAYTVWGIKKGSDNIGHDAHLGGAISGMVTTIVIDPELLSINYWIFILLMAPCLIFLIFVYRNPEYLLVESASLKPFIKTKKKAFEPHKSPEEELNDLLDKISSQGIDSLTARERKKLEELSGKELK
- a CDS encoding DinB family protein, producing MHQTTLRLEQLLTEASNYITSNSLSQFDIKPSPVKWSKKEILGHLIDSAINNLQRFTEIQFSKQPYQVRPYEQDLLVKANAYQSADISELLNVWLALNTRIKEIIKQQTEVSLNYSLLLPNGEENDLRFLIDDYIDHLEYHLKQIMV
- a CDS encoding DUF1835 domain-containing protein, with translation MLKRYHILNGDSLKEQFPADLPGDIIVLRECLMDGPVHGKTPDEFYTVRAKFISKLDSDISESAYYDKTVPELEKIPAIPDNSDVTLWFEDDLFCQVNFWFATSLLFQKNIQLFLVRPPHHNRYGFGGLDTAALKVAFKERFTITETGKIAQLWEAYKANDSTNLLQLAGELESKYPFIKNAVQAHIDRQPQGDFPGRPKASLKTIMTELQTNNFGTIFQEFCKRESIYGYGDLQVKRLFDEVVAEGDSG